The Triticum aestivum cultivar Chinese Spring chromosome 3A, IWGSC CS RefSeq v2.1, whole genome shotgun sequence genome includes a region encoding these proteins:
- the LOC123061999 gene encoding uncharacterized protein, with amino-acid sequence MEISFEAWEGVQRHGQDIADRLAQGFTGLLQAPPQFPWPPVSHKLMPFEIDLPVVPFGAARGAAAAGGKDFFPTAAVASVIDIGGRLGQAGVEIGTSVGGAVQHAVRQLPVPFRGAQIRRRKLHPPPSADGAVGLLSSERAVDRCPLEAAAAAAAAATGSAAASTVSGVRSGDDLDEDDDGYGCEIGTLGNFKKSKGTVNMSATYNTRNNDIESSVVARGDLWRLEASRSGSTSGNDTSPLYLVQLGPLLFVRDSTLLLPVHLSKQHLLWYGYDRKNGVHSLCPAIWSKQRRWLMMSMMCLNPVACSFMDLQFPNGQVTYVAGEGITASGFVPLFGGLLQAHGKFPGETRMSFSCKNKRGTRFTPMFQWPDKSLSLGVTQALAYKRSGLMVRPSIQVSVCPTFGGSDPGVRAEVIHSLKEELNVMCGLSCSRNPSAFTALSIGRSKWNGQVGSSGVVVTLETPLNNIGRPSLSVQLNGGFEI; translated from the exons ATGGAGATCTCCTTCGAGGCGTGGGAGGGGGTGCAGCGGCACGGCCAGGACATCGCCGACCGCCTCGCGCAGGGCTTCACGGGCCTGCTGCAGGCGCCGCCGCAGTTCCCGTGGCCGCCCGTCTCGCACAAGCTCATGCCCTTCGAGATCGACCTCCCCGTCGTGCCCTTCGGCGCCGCGCGgggggccgccgccgccggcgggaaggacttcttccccaccgccgccgtcgcctccgtcaTCGACATCGGCGGCAGGCTCGGCCAGGCCGGCGTCGAGATCGGCACGTCCGTCGGCGGGGCCGTGCAGCACGCCGTGCGCCAGCTGCCCGTGCCCTTCCGGGgcgcccagatccgccgccgcaagCTGCACCCGCCCCCTTCTGCGGACGGGGCCGTCGGCCTCCTCTCCTCGGAGAGGGCCGTCGATAGATGCCCTCTCGAGgcggccgccgccgctgcggccGCGGCCACTGGAAGCGCTGCCGCGTCGACTGTCAGTGGTGTTAGAAGCGGGGACgacctcgatgaagatgatgacggaTATGGCTGCGAAATCGGAACCCTCGGAAACTTTAAGAAGTCCAAG GGTACCGTAAATATGTCAGCGACATACAACACCAGGAACAATGATATTGAGAGTTCTGTTGTTGCACGTGGAGACCTGTGGAGGCTAGAGGCATCACGCAGCGGTTCAACTTCTGGAAACGATACTTCGCCCCTTTACCTTGTTCAGTTGGGGCCTTTGCTATTTGTTCGTGACTCAACACTCCTATTGCCTGTTCATCTGTCAAAGCAACATCTGCTGTGGTATGGCTATGATCGCAAG AATGGAGTGCATTCCCTCTGCCCAGCTATTTGGTCGAAACAGAGAAGATGGCTGATGATGTCGATGATGTGTCTTAACCCAGTAGCTTGC TCCTTCATGGATCTACAGTTCCCTAATGGGCAAGTAACGTACGTTGCTGGAGAAGGGATAACAGCGAGTGGTTTTGTTCCGTTGTTTGGTGGGTTGCTTCAAGCTCACGGGAAATTCCCAGGAGAAACAAGAATGAGCTTCTCTTGCAAG AACAAGCGAGGCACAAGGTTCACTCCTATGTTTCAATGGCCTGACAAATCTCTTTCACTTGGAGTTACTCAAGCCTTGGCATATAAGAGATCTGGTCTTATGGTGAGGCCCAGCATACAAGTCAG TGTATGCCCTACATTTGGAGGAAGTGATCCTGGGGTACGTGCAGAGGTCATCCATTCATTAAAGGAGGAACTAAATGTGATGTGTGGTTTATCCTGCTCAAGAAATCCATCAGCTTTTACTGCTCTTTCT ATTGGGCGGTCAAAGTGGAACGGTCAAGTGGGCAGTTCTGGAGTAGTAGTCACGTTGGAAACACCTCTAAATAACATTGGAAGGCCATCTTTATCTGTGCAATTAAATGGCGGTTTCGAGATTTGA